A genomic window from Corallococcus exiguus includes:
- a CDS encoding TetR/AcrR family transcriptional regulator yields the protein MARTKEFDRDEAVRRAMQVFWEQGYEATSTDDLLRAMGIGRQSMYDTFGDKHGLYLEALRAYQAEYSANLVECLRSHPSPLGAIREYLLSIPNGTQKVRARGCLFVNATAELAHVDAEVATLLKTGGALGQGALERVVKDAQRKGELNPRVDPGVAASFLLATIGGLRLSAKAGTPPDALRDVVDFAMAGLRAQ from the coding sequence ATGGCACGCACGAAGGAGTTCGACCGGGACGAGGCGGTGCGCCGGGCGATGCAGGTCTTCTGGGAGCAGGGCTATGAGGCCACCTCCACGGACGACCTGCTGCGCGCCATGGGCATTGGCCGGCAGAGCATGTACGACACCTTCGGGGACAAGCACGGCCTCTACCTGGAGGCCCTGCGCGCCTACCAGGCGGAGTACAGCGCCAACCTGGTGGAGTGCCTGCGCTCCCATCCGTCGCCCCTGGGCGCCATCCGCGAGTACCTCCTCTCCATCCCCAATGGCACCCAGAAGGTGCGCGCCCGGGGCTGCCTCTTCGTGAACGCCACCGCGGAGCTCGCGCACGTGGACGCGGAGGTCGCCACGCTGCTGAAGACTGGCGGAGCCCTGGGCCAGGGCGCGCTGGAGCGCGTCGTGAAGGATGCCCAGCGCAAGGGGGAGCTCAATCCCAGGGTGGACCCGGGCGTCGCCGCCAGCTTCCTCCTGGCCACCATCGGCGGTCTGCGCCTGAGCGCCAAGGCTGGCACCCCGCCAGACGCCCTGCGCGACGTCGTGGACTTCGCGATGGCGGGCCTCAGGGCCCAGTAG
- a CDS encoding group II truncated hemoglobin — translation MSMELKPPPSDGWVPTLDDTPFTRMGGEAPVHALAEAFYDVMDAEEPALAAIHELDAEGKVNRGTRQRFGMFLVGWLGGPQHYSATHGHPRLRMRHGHLPVDTAMRDAWLRCMQKAMDKQGITGGLRSFLDDRFAQVADFLRNTEG, via the coding sequence ATGAGCATGGAATTGAAGCCCCCGCCGTCGGACGGCTGGGTCCCCACGCTGGACGACACCCCCTTCACCCGCATGGGCGGCGAGGCGCCCGTCCACGCGCTGGCGGAGGCCTTCTACGACGTGATGGACGCGGAGGAGCCCGCGCTCGCTGCCATCCACGAGCTGGACGCCGAGGGCAAGGTGAACCGCGGCACGCGTCAGCGCTTCGGCATGTTCCTGGTGGGCTGGCTGGGCGGGCCGCAGCACTACAGCGCGACGCACGGCCACCCCCGGCTGCGCATGCGCCACGGACACCTGCCGGTGGACACGGCGATGCGGGACGCGTGGCTGCGCTGCATGCAGAAGGCCATGGACAAACAGGGCATCACCGGCGGCTTGCGAAGCTTCCTGGATGACCGCTTCGCCCAGGTGGCGGACTTCCTCCGCAACACGGAAGGATGA
- a CDS encoding type II toxin-antitoxin system RatA family toxin — translation MRFTESIRITCPRERVFAYTQDYGQRLVWDTFLREAVLMDGATEAGPGVKAWCVSWHGLGMETQYVSFQPPAVTAVKMTRGPRLFESFAGSWRFDEEAPGVTRVTFTYAFELRRPFGWLTPLLKWTLTREVRGRLRDLKRRLDAGVPGTA, via the coding sequence ATGAGGTTCACCGAGTCCATCCGCATCACCTGTCCGCGCGAGCGCGTCTTCGCGTACACGCAGGACTACGGGCAGCGGCTCGTCTGGGACACGTTCCTGCGCGAGGCGGTGCTGATGGACGGCGCGACGGAAGCCGGGCCGGGCGTGAAGGCCTGGTGCGTGTCGTGGCACGGGCTGGGGATGGAGACGCAGTACGTGTCCTTCCAGCCGCCCGCCGTCACGGCGGTGAAGATGACGCGGGGCCCGCGCCTGTTCGAAAGCTTCGCGGGCTCGTGGCGCTTCGATGAAGAGGCTCCCGGCGTCACGCGCGTCACCTTCACGTATGCCTTTGAATTGCGGCGCCCCTTCGGCTGGCTCACGCCGCTCCTGAAGTGGACCCTGACCCGTGAGGTCCGGGGACGGCTGCGCGACCTGAAGCGACGGTTGGACGCAGGTGTCCCCGGCACGGCATAG
- a CDS encoding glycoside hydrolase family 88 protein: MGLPKPGVKPWWMLALLVAPVANAFTDADAVRVFTFARSQLADTVLEMPSVNRSPKASLSNGTWTTVANTDKVAWTQGFFPGSMWFMFQVANEPYWRDRADMWTRPLEVQKTNTETHDLGFKMYNSYGNAWRLTGNPYYRDVLLTSAASLATRYNSTVGIIDCCDWNSAWNIPLVTDTMMDIELLLWGAQNGGPAIWRTMAVNHALRTLQDAVRPNGSSFHYVDYNNNGTIRSRGTFQGYSASSTWARGQAWLIYGYTMVYRYTQDARFLTAARRVTDYYLANLPADRVPNWDFNAPSQSKDSSAAAAVASALLELSTLETDATRRTTYRNAALAMLDSLASPAYLAQGTNSPGLLLHGVGNYPAGQEINVSLIYGDYYFLEALLRFNPRPNYPWYSKLDLPRSQHLLGTTNTGTRIVEFDLTPLADNLGGGVVGWTDSSTEVTAFSRLNMALRMSEDGIFQVRNGAGYSWIRRVPYVRNQTYHFRMNVDLLAKRYTVWVTPPGAAEVLLVDRAAFRADGPPIDDLGRVAVISTVTDSDFRVNNHRVYAPTASVAAAMEKRPPLPEALWKQLDAPAPASTGRAVPSER; the protein is encoded by the coding sequence ATGGGATTGCCAAAGCCGGGAGTGAAGCCGTGGTGGATGTTGGCGTTGCTGGTGGCGCCGGTGGCGAATGCCTTCACGGACGCGGACGCGGTGCGCGTGTTCACGTTCGCCCGCTCGCAGCTCGCGGACACCGTGCTGGAGATGCCCAGCGTGAACCGCTCACCCAAGGCATCCCTGTCCAACGGGACGTGGACCACGGTGGCCAACACGGACAAGGTCGCGTGGACGCAGGGCTTCTTCCCCGGGAGCATGTGGTTCATGTTCCAGGTCGCCAACGAGCCCTACTGGCGTGACCGCGCGGACATGTGGACGCGCCCCCTGGAGGTCCAGAAGACCAACACGGAGACGCACGACCTGGGCTTCAAGATGTACAACAGCTATGGCAATGCGTGGCGGCTCACTGGCAATCCCTACTATCGCGACGTGCTGCTTACCTCCGCCGCGTCGCTGGCCACGCGCTACAACAGCACCGTCGGCATCATCGATTGTTGTGATTGGAACTCGGCCTGGAACATCCCGCTCGTCACCGACACGATGATGGACATCGAGCTGCTGCTCTGGGGCGCCCAGAACGGCGGTCCCGCCATCTGGCGCACCATGGCGGTGAACCACGCGCTCCGGACGCTCCAGGACGCGGTGCGCCCCAATGGCAGCTCGTTCCACTACGTGGACTACAACAACAACGGCACCATCCGTTCGCGAGGCACCTTCCAGGGCTACTCCGCCAGCTCCACCTGGGCGCGCGGGCAGGCGTGGCTCATCTACGGCTACACGATGGTGTACCGCTACACGCAGGACGCTCGCTTCCTCACGGCGGCCCGCAGGGTGACGGACTACTACCTGGCGAACCTGCCCGCGGACCGCGTGCCCAACTGGGACTTCAACGCGCCCAGCCAGTCCAAGGACTCCTCCGCCGCGGCCGCCGTCGCGTCCGCCCTGCTGGAGCTGAGCACCCTGGAGACGGACGCCACGCGGCGCACCACCTACCGCAACGCCGCGCTGGCCATGCTCGACTCGCTGGCGTCGCCCGCGTACCTGGCGCAGGGCACCAACAGCCCGGGCCTGCTGCTGCACGGCGTGGGTAACTACCCGGCGGGGCAGGAGATCAACGTCAGCCTCATCTACGGCGACTACTACTTCCTGGAGGCGCTGCTGCGCTTCAACCCGCGCCCCAACTACCCCTGGTACTCGAAGCTGGACCTGCCGCGGAGCCAGCACCTGCTGGGCACCACCAACACGGGCACGCGCATCGTGGAGTTCGACCTCACCCCGCTGGCGGACAATCTGGGCGGCGGCGTGGTGGGCTGGACGGACAGCTCCACGGAGGTGACAGCCTTCAGCCGGCTGAACATGGCGCTGCGCATGAGTGAGGACGGCATCTTCCAGGTGCGCAACGGCGCGGGCTACTCGTGGATCCGCCGGGTGCCGTACGTGCGCAACCAGACGTACCACTTCCGCATGAACGTGGACCTGCTCGCGAAGCGCTACACCGTCTGGGTGACGCCGCCCGGTGCCGCGGAGGTGCTGCTCGTGGACCGGGCCGCGTTCCGGGCGGACGGGCCGCCCATCGACGACTTGGGCCGCGTCGCGGTCATCTCGACCGTGACAGACAGCGACTTCCGCGTGAACAACCACCGCGTCTACGCGCCCACCGCGAGCGTCGCGGCGGCGATGGAGAAACGGCCCCCGCTGCCTGAAGCCCTATGGAAGCAACTGGACGCGCCGGCCCCCGCCTCCACGGGCCGCGCGGTTCCGTCCGAGCGCTGA
- a CDS encoding spore photoproduct lyase family protein yields MGDETRLHPPGDEPGPLPPEPAPRPAAVLKGPGPLDRLLKVSRIYLEPAVREHARGREILEHYPDAERVEVASHQHIPGLFGNEGNVEAWNRIKGSTLVLGVKKTLSFIANDRSSDFIAPSTANGCVMACAYCYVPRNKGYANPVTVFVNIDRIQEAIRKHAHKRGPKLEPNPVDPHAWVYDIGCNSDCSADAAISDNVRDLVRLFTTLPNAKASFATKLVNRELLTYAPKGRTRIRFSLMPHAPAKLLDVRTSPIAERIAAIDDFVAAGYEVHLNFSPVVLHEGWQDAYVELFQQVDAGIGERAKQQLACEIIFLTHNAGLHEVNLRWHPKAEELLWRPEIQETKVSQGGGVNVRYRTGFKGRHVAEFEALLAKHLPYCRVRYAF; encoded by the coding sequence ATGGGAGACGAAACACGGTTACATCCGCCGGGTGACGAACCTGGACCTCTTCCTCCCGAACCCGCCCCGCGCCCGGCCGCCGTCCTGAAGGGCCCCGGCCCGCTCGACCGGCTGCTGAAGGTGTCGCGCATCTACCTGGAACCCGCTGTGCGGGAGCATGCGCGCGGCCGGGAGATTCTCGAGCACTACCCGGACGCGGAGCGGGTGGAGGTGGCCTCGCACCAGCACATCCCCGGCCTCTTCGGCAACGAAGGCAACGTGGAGGCCTGGAATCGCATCAAGGGCAGCACCCTGGTGCTGGGCGTGAAGAAGACGCTGTCCTTCATCGCCAACGACCGCAGCTCGGACTTCATCGCGCCCTCCACTGCGAACGGCTGCGTGATGGCGTGCGCGTACTGCTACGTGCCGCGCAACAAGGGCTACGCGAACCCGGTGACGGTGTTCGTGAACATCGACCGCATCCAGGAGGCCATCCGCAAGCACGCGCACAAGCGCGGGCCCAAGCTGGAGCCCAACCCGGTGGATCCGCACGCGTGGGTCTACGACATCGGGTGCAACAGCGACTGCTCTGCGGACGCTGCCATCAGCGACAATGTGCGGGACCTGGTGCGGCTGTTCACCACGCTGCCCAACGCCAAGGCCAGCTTCGCCACCAAGCTGGTCAACCGCGAGCTGCTCACCTACGCGCCGAAGGGCAGGACGCGCATCCGCTTCAGCCTGATGCCGCACGCGCCGGCGAAGCTGTTGGACGTGCGCACCAGTCCCATCGCGGAGCGCATCGCCGCCATCGACGACTTCGTGGCCGCTGGCTACGAGGTGCACCTCAACTTCTCCCCCGTCGTCCTCCACGAGGGTTGGCAGGACGCATACGTGGAGCTGTTCCAGCAGGTGGACGCCGGCATTGGGGAACGGGCGAAGCAGCAGCTCGCGTGTGAAATCATCTTCCTCACGCACAACGCGGGCCTGCACGAGGTGAACCTGCGCTGGCACCCGAAGGCGGAGGAGCTGCTGTGGCGGCCCGAAATCCAGGAGACGAAGGTGTCCCAGGGCGGCGGCGTCAACGTGCGCTATCGCACCGGCTTCAAGGGGCGCCACGTGGCGGAGTTCGAAGCGCTGCTCGCGAAGCACCTGCCGTACTGCCGCGTGCGGTACGCCTTCTAG
- a CDS encoding DUF4398 domain-containing protein, whose translation MRPKLFAAALLSIAALGCAGKQVIATSTHQQRVQAEAALRSAENSQAPNVPEAARHLEFARQQIADGERLIQEGEQDAAELRFRQAAADADLASALARAVPLKNEARRASEQAESLRSGQ comes from the coding sequence ATGCGCCCGAAGCTGTTCGCCGCCGCCCTGCTCTCCATCGCGGCCCTTGGCTGTGCAGGCAAGCAGGTGATTGCGACATCCACCCATCAGCAGCGCGTGCAGGCGGAAGCCGCGCTCCGCTCGGCGGAGAACTCCCAGGCGCCGAACGTGCCCGAGGCCGCCCGGCATCTGGAGTTCGCGCGTCAGCAGATCGCCGACGGTGAGCGGCTGATTCAGGAGGGTGAGCAGGATGCCGCGGAGCTGCGGTTCCGTCAGGCGGCCGCGGACGCGGATCTGGCGTCAGCGCTGGCCCGCGCGGTGCCGCTGAAGAACGAGGCGCGGCGGGCTTCCGAGCAGGCCGAGTCCCTGCGCAGCGGTCAGTGA
- a CDS encoding sterol desaturase family protein, whose translation MLPWLVLIAGFCFLIEQLSLGWKLPRVRGWHLRVVLINLAQVGVVVLGGYTWDRWFSAHSVFHLSRHVNPVVGGVLAYLIATFVFYWWHRARHESDVLWRFFHQIHHSPQRLEVITSFYKHPLEMTVNSLIGGLLVYTVLGLSPAAGAIYTACCALGEYFYHTNIRTPRWVGWFFQRPEMHRIHHEYGKHKNNYGDLPIWDMLFGTYENPATWDATCGFDDAKEQQLSAMLAFRDVHRS comes from the coding sequence ATGCTGCCCTGGCTCGTCCTCATCGCCGGTTTCTGCTTTCTCATTGAACAGCTGTCCCTGGGGTGGAAGTTGCCCCGCGTGCGCGGCTGGCACCTGCGGGTGGTGCTCATCAACCTGGCGCAGGTGGGCGTGGTGGTGCTGGGCGGCTACACCTGGGACCGGTGGTTCTCCGCGCACTCGGTCTTCCACCTGTCCCGGCATGTGAACCCGGTGGTGGGCGGCGTGCTGGCCTACCTCATCGCCACGTTCGTCTTCTACTGGTGGCACCGCGCCCGGCACGAGAGCGACGTGCTCTGGCGGTTCTTCCATCAAATCCACCACAGCCCGCAGCGGCTGGAGGTCATCACCAGCTTCTACAAGCACCCGCTGGAGATGACGGTGAACAGCCTCATTGGCGGGCTGCTCGTCTACACGGTGCTGGGGTTGAGCCCGGCGGCGGGCGCCATCTACACGGCCTGCTGCGCGCTGGGCGAATACTTCTACCACACCAACATCCGCACCCCGCGCTGGGTGGGCTGGTTCTTCCAGCGGCCGGAGATGCACCGCATCCATCACGAGTACGGCAAGCACAAGAACAACTACGGCGACCTCCCCATCTGGGACATGTTGTTCGGCACCTACGAGAACCCGGCCACGTGGGACGCCACGTGCGGGTTCGATGACGCGAAGGAACAGCAACTGAGCGCCATGCTCGCCTTCCGCGACGTGCATCGCTCGTAG
- a CDS encoding DUF4126 family protein, giving the protein MRTNNELWTAAGFGVLAGMRSMTAPAFLARELSRKPTRALKRALPGLTSRKVSQRLGLLALGELVGDKSPKTPARTALPVLTGRILSGAITGAAVSRKRKGAKLGFALVGAAAAIASSYVFYGFRRLLTQKLRVPNVAAGLVEDGLALALGSRLTRALR; this is encoded by the coding sequence ATGCGAACGAACAACGAACTCTGGACGGCGGCGGGCTTCGGCGTCCTCGCCGGGATGCGCAGCATGACGGCGCCCGCGTTCCTCGCGCGTGAGCTGTCGCGCAAGCCGACGCGCGCGTTGAAGCGTGCCCTTCCGGGCCTCACGTCCAGGAAGGTGTCGCAGCGCCTGGGCCTCCTGGCGCTCGGCGAGCTGGTGGGGGACAAGAGCCCCAAGACGCCAGCGCGCACCGCCTTGCCGGTCCTGACAGGCCGCATCCTCTCCGGGGCCATCACCGGCGCCGCGGTGTCACGCAAGCGCAAGGGAGCGAAGCTTGGCTTCGCACTCGTCGGCGCCGCAGCCGCCATCGCCTCCAGCTATGTCTTCTATGGCTTCCGCCGTCTCCTGACGCAGAAGCTGCGCGTGCCGAACGTGGCCGCGGGCCTGGTCGAGGATGGCCTCGCGCTGGCCCTGGGCTCGCGCCTCACCCGGGCGCTGCGTTAG
- a CDS encoding amidase, whose product MSSSRRQFLTHTVIGLASTAVSAAPDAGTSAPPAGAPPTFGAGPTVGPEVSPTTFAEAEKLMQVQLTPAERTQAAGNWRVSLAPLHERRTGPRKLELEPTLSPASQWNPSLPGLKPTAPAKERFVRSRDAKVPLPAKEEDIAFAPLTQLSRWVQSRAITSERLTQLYLARLKRHDPKLQCVITLTEDLALQQARQADKDIAAGRYKGPLHGIPWGAKDLVDTAGIRTTYGAEPFRDRVPTTDAAAVERLHRAGAVLVAKLSLGALALNDIWFGGETKNPWLPEEGSSGSSAGPGAATAAGLVGFSLGSETGGSIVSPSMRCGITGLRPTYGRVPRTGAMTLCWSLDKLGPMTRGVEDSLLVLAALNGADAGDVASVSAKLDFDANAPVKGLRVGYVPAWMKENPATDVDRAALETLKGLGLTPVEVQFPDWPYSSLNVILFAEAAAAFEELTLTHGVDALKMQTPDAWPNLFRQSRFLSAVDFVQADRLRRKVAQEMARIMSQVDVLLVPSLRDEALTITNHTGHPSLTLRTGFVEVSKARSDWAPDPKRPMPTFATPRRVPHGVTLIGQLFDEGTLGRVGIALERASGVAAERPPGF is encoded by the coding sequence ATGAGCAGCTCGCGTCGGCAGTTCCTGACCCACACCGTGATTGGACTCGCGAGCACCGCTGTCTCCGCGGCGCCGGATGCGGGCACGTCCGCCCCGCCGGCCGGTGCGCCGCCCACCTTCGGCGCGGGCCCCACGGTGGGGCCGGAGGTGAGCCCCACCACCTTCGCGGAGGCCGAAAAGCTGATGCAGGTGCAGCTCACGCCCGCCGAGCGCACCCAGGCCGCCGGCAACTGGCGCGTGTCCCTGGCCCCGCTGCACGAGCGCCGCACCGGCCCGCGCAAGTTGGAGCTGGAGCCCACGCTGTCGCCCGCCTCGCAGTGGAACCCGTCGCTGCCGGGGCTCAAGCCCACCGCGCCCGCGAAGGAGCGCTTCGTGCGCAGCCGCGACGCGAAGGTGCCGCTGCCCGCGAAGGAAGAGGACATCGCCTTCGCGCCGCTCACGCAGCTGTCGCGCTGGGTGCAGTCACGAGCCATCACGTCGGAGCGGCTCACGCAGCTCTACTTGGCGCGACTGAAGCGCCATGACCCGAAGCTCCAGTGCGTCATCACGCTGACGGAGGACCTGGCGCTCCAGCAGGCCCGGCAGGCGGACAAGGACATCGCGGCGGGCCGCTACAAGGGCCCGCTGCACGGCATCCCCTGGGGAGCGAAGGACCTGGTGGACACCGCGGGCATCCGCACCACCTACGGCGCCGAGCCGTTCCGAGACCGCGTCCCCACCACGGATGCCGCAGCGGTGGAGCGGCTGCACCGCGCGGGCGCCGTGCTGGTGGCGAAGCTCAGCCTGGGCGCGCTCGCGCTCAATGACATCTGGTTCGGCGGCGAGACGAAGAACCCGTGGCTGCCGGAAGAGGGCTCCTCGGGAAGCAGCGCGGGGCCGGGCGCGGCGACGGCGGCCGGGCTCGTGGGCTTCTCCCTGGGCAGTGAGACGGGCGGCAGCATCGTGTCGCCGTCCATGCGCTGCGGCATCACCGGTCTGCGTCCCACCTACGGCCGCGTGCCGCGCACGGGCGCGATGACGCTGTGCTGGTCGCTGGACAAGCTGGGGCCCATGACGCGCGGGGTGGAGGACTCGCTGCTGGTGCTCGCCGCGCTCAACGGCGCGGACGCGGGCGACGTGGCGAGCGTATCCGCGAAGCTGGACTTCGACGCGAACGCGCCCGTGAAGGGCCTGCGCGTGGGCTACGTGCCCGCGTGGATGAAGGAGAACCCCGCCACGGACGTGGACCGCGCGGCGCTGGAGACGCTCAAGGGGCTGGGCCTGACGCCGGTGGAGGTGCAGTTCCCCGACTGGCCGTACTCCTCGCTCAACGTCATCCTCTTCGCGGAGGCCGCCGCCGCCTTCGAAGAGCTCACGCTCACCCACGGCGTGGACGCGCTGAAGATGCAGACGCCCGACGCGTGGCCCAACCTCTTCCGCCAGTCCCGCTTCCTGTCCGCGGTGGACTTCGTCCAGGCGGACCGGCTGCGCCGCAAGGTGGCCCAGGAGATGGCGCGCATCATGTCTCAGGTGGACGTGCTGCTCGTGCCTTCGCTGCGCGACGAAGCCCTCACCATCACCAACCATACGGGCCACCCATCCCTCACGCTGCGCACCGGCTTCGTGGAGGTGTCCAAGGCCCGCAGCGACTGGGCACCGGACCCCAAGCGCCCCATGCCCACCTTCGCCACCCCGCGCCGCGTCCCCCACGGCGTGACGCTCATCGGTCAGCTCTTCGACGAGGGCACCCTGGGCCGCGTGGGCATCGCCTTGGAGCGGGCCTCCGGCGTCGCCGCCGAGCGCCCGCCCGGCTTCTAG
- a CDS encoding aldo/keto reductase, translating to MSMDRYYLLGRSGLRVSPLSLGTMTFGKEGTYGGPWGSTEDVSRTLFNRYLDAGGNFVDTADLYTHGSSETLIGKFLEERGDRDRVVVATKYTYNATRPGDPNAGGNSRKNMLRAVEASLKRLRTDYIDLFLLHTWDRLTPAEEVVRTFDDLVRAGKIRYAGLSDVPSWYAARAQTWAEAHALTPLINLQLQYSLVERSLEHEYVPLAQTLGMGITTWSPLGAGLLSGKYRPSEAGAHGEGRLNSAVGGNQLGLFTERNWRIVSALEQVSKALGRDMSQVALNWVATQPGVGSVIIGATNPKQLDGNLAALDFSIPAELRRQLDEASAPPVPFPHGMFSNPYQLNLHGNAAVGDKPAGYSPPVFTGAAPRVG from the coding sequence ATGTCGATGGATCGCTACTACCTGCTGGGCCGTTCGGGGCTGCGCGTCAGCCCGCTGTCGCTGGGCACGATGACGTTCGGGAAGGAGGGGACCTATGGCGGTCCCTGGGGCTCCACGGAGGACGTGTCCCGGACGCTGTTCAACCGCTACCTGGATGCGGGCGGCAACTTCGTGGACACCGCCGACCTCTACACGCACGGCAGCAGTGAGACGCTCATCGGGAAGTTCCTGGAGGAGCGTGGCGACCGGGACCGCGTCGTCGTCGCCACCAAGTACACGTACAACGCCACCCGCCCGGGCGACCCGAACGCGGGCGGTAACAGCCGCAAGAACATGCTGCGCGCGGTGGAGGCTTCACTGAAGCGGCTGCGCACGGACTACATCGACCTGTTCCTGCTGCACACCTGGGACCGCCTCACCCCGGCGGAGGAGGTGGTCCGCACGTTCGATGACCTCGTGCGCGCGGGGAAGATCCGCTACGCGGGCCTGTCCGACGTGCCGTCCTGGTACGCGGCGCGCGCGCAGACCTGGGCGGAGGCGCACGCGCTCACGCCGCTCATCAACCTGCAACTCCAGTACTCGCTGGTGGAGCGCAGCCTGGAGCACGAATACGTGCCGCTGGCCCAGACGCTGGGCATGGGCATCACCACCTGGAGCCCGCTGGGTGCGGGCCTGCTCTCCGGCAAATACCGGCCGAGCGAGGCCGGCGCCCATGGCGAGGGCCGCCTCAACTCCGCGGTGGGCGGCAACCAGCTGGGCCTGTTCACGGAACGCAACTGGCGCATCGTCTCCGCGCTGGAGCAGGTGTCCAAGGCGCTGGGCCGGGACATGTCCCAGGTGGCGCTGAACTGGGTGGCCACGCAGCCCGGGGTGGGCTCGGTCATCATCGGCGCCACGAACCCGAAGCAGCTGGACGGCAACCTCGCCGCGCTCGACTTCAGCATCCCCGCCGAGCTGCGCCGCCAGCTGGACGAGGCCAGCGCGCCGCCCGTGCCGTTCCCCCACGGCATGTTCTCCAATCCCTACCAGCTGAACCTGCACGGCAACGCCGCGGTAGGGGACAAGCCCGCGGGCTACTCGCCGCCCGTGTTCACCGGAGCCGCGCCCCGGGTCGGGTAG
- a CDS encoding 5'-3' exonuclease, which yields MRLHLVDGTYELYRAHFSPRPGTTAPDGRDVKATAGVMDSLLALLHDEQEAVTHVAVAFDNPIRSFRNALFDGYKGDEGVPPELRAQFDLVEEAVAALGVRVWSMKDQEADDALATGAARWAGEVEQVRLLTPDKDLGQCVRGQRVVQVDRRQQKVVDADGVKAKLGVAPESVPDLLALMGDDADGIPGLAGFGAKGAAAVLQAYGHLESIPDNAAEWTVKVRGADKLAATLKAHREDARLYRTLATLVEDAPLPGTKSLADMEWKGVPEARFKAFCEGLGLKSLQRRPKRWAA from the coding sequence ATGCGCCTGCACCTCGTGGACGGCACGTATGAGCTGTACCGGGCCCACTTCTCGCCCCGGCCGGGCACCACCGCGCCGGACGGGCGTGACGTGAAGGCCACGGCCGGTGTGATGGACTCCCTGCTCGCCCTCCTGCACGACGAGCAGGAGGCCGTGACGCACGTCGCGGTCGCGTTCGACAACCCCATCCGCTCGTTCCGCAACGCGCTGTTCGACGGTTACAAGGGTGACGAGGGCGTGCCGCCGGAGCTGCGCGCGCAGTTCGATCTGGTGGAGGAAGCCGTGGCGGCGCTGGGCGTGCGCGTCTGGTCCATGAAGGACCAGGAGGCGGACGACGCGCTGGCCACCGGGGCGGCGCGCTGGGCGGGCGAGGTGGAACAGGTGCGGCTGCTCACGCCGGACAAGGACCTGGGCCAGTGCGTGCGCGGCCAGCGCGTGGTGCAGGTGGACCGGCGGCAGCAGAAGGTGGTGGACGCGGACGGGGTGAAGGCGAAGCTGGGCGTGGCGCCGGAGAGCGTCCCGGACCTGCTGGCGTTGATGGGCGACGACGCGGACGGCATCCCGGGGCTGGCGGGCTTCGGGGCGAAGGGCGCGGCGGCGGTGCTCCAGGCGTATGGACATCTGGAGTCCATCCCGGACAACGCGGCGGAGTGGACGGTGAAGGTGCGGGGCGCGGACAAGCTGGCGGCGACGCTGAAGGCGCACCGCGAGGACGCGCGGCTGTACCGCACGCTGGCCACGCTGGTGGAGGACGCGCCGCTGCCGGGCACGAAGTCGCTCGCGGACATGGAGTGGAAGGGCGTTCCGGAAGCGCGCTTCAAGGCGTTCTGTGAAGGATTGGGATTGAAGAGCCTCCAGCGCCGGCCGAAGCGCTGGGCGGCATGA